In Leptodactylus fuscus isolate aLepFus1 chromosome 2, aLepFus1.hap2, whole genome shotgun sequence, one genomic interval encodes:
- the SERPINF2 gene encoding alpha-2-antiplasmin, which produces MDKAVFCFLFLAGICCSSAEVDYEQFVTETPTTPFPTTPLPEATQPAIVESTSDAFCDLYPHLPECFTTTTSTTTTAAPEEGDKSEQAAAPQQDEHSMEDKDDLASSSSSEDLCREELSRADMQTFEHAMNTFSKDLLKQIHQESNNPNVVVSPFSIALGLLQLALGAENDTERRILETLHVESLQCLHEKLQKVTKRLVETSLSVATRMYFQKGFHIKNSFLERSKRLYRTKPANLLENMQQNVEDINKWVKEATRGKIPNFLSTIPANVVLMLLNAIHFKGIWRTKFDPAKTSPDVFTINDEEEVMVDMMHSTKYPLSFFRLEKLDSQVARIPFKGNVSFVVIIPNQMNWNLSRLLDNLNRTELYDRFHKEKPTILKVPKLNLDFKLELSNSLTNLGLGQLFRNPNLKGISDSPLFVSSVEHQSTLQLNEEGVEAAAVTTVVLSRSLTTFSMNRPFLFFLYDDFVRLPLFLGYVRNPKPGFQKKRREPSFIPENKPVTKGSIPK; this is translated from the exons ATGGATAAAGCTGTGTTCTGCTTCCTCTTCCTGGCTGGTATATGCTGTTCATCAGCT GAAGTGGATTATGAACAATTTGTTACAGAAACACCGACAACGCCTTTTCCTACAACTCCTCTTCCAGAAGCAACACAGCCAGCTATTGTAGAATCTACCTCAGACGCTTTCTGCGATCTCTATCCTCATCTACCAGAATGCTTTACAACTACTACATCTACTACAACAACAGCCGCGCCAGAGGAAGGTGATAAATCTGAACAAGCAGCAGCGCCGCAGCAGGACGAACATTCGATGGAAGATAAAGATGACCtcgcatcctcctcctcctctgaagATCTTTGTAGAGAGGAGCTGTCCCGCGCAGACATGCAAACATTTGAACATGCAATGAACACATTTAGCAAGGACCTTCTGAAACAGATTCACCAGGAATCTAATAACCCAAATGTAGTAGTGTCCCCCTTTAGTATCGCTCTTGGTCTCTTACAGCTGGCACTAG GTGCGGAGAATGATACAGAAAGGAGAATACTGGAGACACTCCATGTGGAGTCATTACAATGTCTTCACGAGAAGTTACAGAAAGTGACAAAGCGGCTGGTGGAAACTTCTTTAAGCGTAGCTACTCGCATGTACTTTCAGAAAG GCTTTCATATTAAAAATAGTTTCCTAGAAAGATCCAAAAGGTTATATAGAACAAAACCTGCGAACCTCCTGGAGAATATGCAGCAGAATGTGGAGGACATAAACAAGTGGGTTAAGGAGGCCACCAGAGGGAAAATCCCAAACTTTCTCTCCACCATCCCAGCGAATGTTGTCTTAATGCTCCTGAACGCTATACATTTTAAAG GAATTTGGAGGACTAAATTTGACCCCGCTAAAACTTCGCCAGATGTGTTCACTATAAATGATGAGGAGGAGGTGATGGTGGACATGATGCATTCAACGAAGTATCCCCTCAGTTTTTTTCGACTAGAAAAGCTAGACAGTCAA gTGGCCAGAATACCCTTTAAGGGAAATGTGAGTTTTGTTGTCATCATACCTAACCAGATGAACTGGAATCTCTCAAGACTGTTGGATAACCTTAATAGAACGGAACTGTATGATAGATTCCATAAGGAGAAACCAACAATCTTAAAAGTTCCCAAACTAAATTTGGATTTTAAACTGGagctatctaattctctgaccaACCTCG GTCTTGGGCAGTTGTTCAGAAATCCAAATCTGAAAGGCATTTCAGATTCGCCATTGTTTGTATCAAGTGTTGAACATCAGTCCACACTGCAGCTGAATGAGGAGGGCGTTGAGGCTGCTGCAGTCACAACCGTCGTACTGTCGCGATCACTGACTACTTTTAGCATGAATCGTCCATTCCTATTTTTCTTGTATGATGATTTTGTACGCCTGCCCCTTTTCCTGGGATATGTTCGAAACCCTAAACCAGGTTTCCAAAAAAAGAGGAGGGAACCCTCTTTTATCCCAGAAAATAAGCCTGTTACCAAAGGTTCCATACCGAAGTAA